The DNA region TTCGTCGTCACCGACGAGGTCTGGGCGCTCGCCGTCGGCATGGCGTGGTATCAGGCGATGTTGACCGTCGGGATGGTGCTCGCCATCGGTTACGGGACGCTGTACAAAGCCGACGACGACCGCGACCCCGACCGCGAAGCGGAAGTGGGCGGCATTCCGCTGCGGTTCGTCTCGCTCATCCTCGTCGCGTACCTCTCGGTGTTCATCCTCGCGCTGTCGTTCGACGCCCCGGCGACGCTCATCCCGAACCACGTCGACGCCGCCGAAATCACGTTCCGAACGCAAGTGTACGTCACGCTGAAGGCGACGAG from Haloprofundus halobius includes:
- a CDS encoding DUF2391 family protein, which encodes MVRVGRHRRFKLTDIAQQVVGGFLLAGPFVVTDEVWALAVGMAWYQAMLTVGMVLAIGYGTLYKADDDRDPDREAEVGGIPLRFVSLILVAYLSVFILALSFDAPATLIPNHVDAAEITFRTQVYVTLKATSIGAVFSVIGAATADSVF